A section of the Diabrotica virgifera virgifera chromosome 8, PGI_DIABVI_V3a genome encodes:
- the LOC126889931 gene encoding probable malonyl-CoA-acyl carrier protein transacylase, mitochondrial, with translation MIRRFNINFLKRNELDNIKLNLRHIFTGIQVFCDSKNKKESPLKRLLDDSSTFQDVSKEYKQQWATLPYPQGTKIRKQGEFYKKEKKDPRDASIIIFPGQGAQFVGMAKDLMRFPMAKDLFELANYILGYDLLKLCLQGPKDKLDQTKYCQPAVMVASLAAIEQLKEERPNAIANCMATAGFSLGEITALVFAGALGFERALQLVKIRGEAMQLAGEAYKGGMATVMYGPDSKLNQACIKAKQWAVDKGDPVPECKIANYLFPHCKVIAGSESALEFLEKNLKEFKLRKIKRLPVSGAFHSALMEPAVDTFRAALKKSEVSDPVIKVYSCVDGKAYKDAAHIKHQLPKQIVKSVKWEQLLHTVYERDPGEYFPRTFEVGPGTSLKTILKQVNAKAWENCYNVCA, from the exons ATGATTAGAAGGTTtaacattaattttttaaaaagaaatgaaCTAGATAACATTAAATTAAATCTTAGACACATTTTCACCGGTATCCAGGTTTTCTGCgattcaaaaaataaaaaggaatcCCCCCTGAAAAGATTGTTAGACGATTCTTCCACTTTTCAAGACGTATCCAAAGAATACAAGCAGCAATGGGCCACATTACCATACCCCCAAGGTACGAAAATAAGGAAACAAGGAGAATTTTACAAAAAGGAGAAGAAAGATCCAAGGGATGCGTCAATTATAATATTTCCAGGACAAGGAGCTCAGTTCGTAGGAATGGCCAAAGATTTAATGAGATTTCCAATGGCTAAGGACCTCTTTGAACTAGCGAACTACATTCTTGGGTATGATTTACTGAAGTTATGCTTACAG GGCCCCAAAGATAAACTAGACCAAACAAAATATTGCCAACCAGCTGTTATGGTTGCTTCACTAGCTGCGATTGAACAGTTAAAAGAAGAGAGACCAAATGCTATAGCCAATTGTATGGCTACTGCTGGTTTTAGCTTAGGAGAAATTACTGCTTTGGTTTTTGCTGGAGCTCTAGGTTTTGAGAGAG CTTTACAGTTAGTTAAAATCAGAGGAGAAGCAATGCAGTTAGCTGGAGAAGCTTACAAAGGTGGAATGGCAACAGTAATGTATGGACCTGACAGTAAATTAAATCAAGCTTGTATAAAAGCGAAACAGTGGGCCGTTGACAAAGGAGATCCAGTACCTGAGTGTAAAATAGCTAATTATTTATTTCCACATTGTAAAGTTATTGCTGGTAGTGAATCG GCTTTAGAATTTCTAGAGAAGAATTTAAAGGAATTTAAACTACGTAAGATTAAAAGGCTACCTGTGAGTGGAGCTTTCCATTCAGCGTTGATGGAACCTGCTGTGGATACGTTTAGAGCAGCTTTAAAGAAGTCTGAAGTTTCTGATCCCGTCATTAAAGTATATTCTTGTGTAGATGGTAAAGCTTATAAGGATGCAGCTCACATCAAACATCAATTACCAAAACAG ATAGTAAAATCGGTCAAATGGGAACAGCTGCTACATACAGTCTATGAAAGGGATCCTGGGGAATATTTTCCAAGAACTTTCGAGGTAGGACCTGGGACGTCACTGAAAACTATTCTTAAGCAAGTAAATGCCAAGGCATGGGAGAATTGTTACAATGTGTGTGCctga
- the LOC126890144 gene encoding uncharacterized protein LOC126890144 has translation MVHCAECKVNFSKTSNLRAHVNRKHPEKIDVLAPKVKGEHGTFVCEECRATFVKLGSLRTHIQQKHAEKFQELVPAKKKFHCKQCNEEFDMLKKLIMHRRSQHAVINKELKCPLCPFTGPTSKHLISHYQTGHSLTVASETLFFQTFEEFQVWKMATERQTFSSFVNMHGFKKGVNCKKIKYTCHRSGNIRTRGQHIRSLKTRGSNKINGYCPAEMCVTLEDTKCAVQFCNTHVGHKLKEDMGHLFLSTSDRQHIASKIAAKIPLQSILDEVRDSVTNCKLERTHLLTKKDLYNIERAFNLNRSAIRHANDAISVDAWVNELKVSGSILFYKPQGCLSNEYPQLKQEDFVLMIMTEGQKELLLRFGDDCICMDGTHGLNGYGFELHTILVLDDLREGYPSAFLISSRNDAELMKIFFLHVEEQIGKKIKPRVFMSDMAEAYYNAWLQVMHPAEFRLYCSWHVDRAWRKNLEKVVNKEKKILIYQMLRMLLQERDIETFNTLTQKFLEFCQGSPESVEFANYFQQHYVNKAEHWAYCFRLYSGLNTNMHIERMHRTIKHLYLNGKYVKRLDKAISAILKFVRDKIFERLIVVHKGKVCTKLSELRQRHKTSEMLDISKVEAIDDGWLVPSASRNEMYVVQEIQSECTCKLECSECGVCIHRYACTCVDCSIKWNMCKHVHLVCKFIQQNSTSICKEVLSDNMISDVNEVDKAEETANLVMALSTKKKESQIVFEEQKKLVQTIQELIFNTQTLEEIEAIKTIVAPIQPTLEAIRNNQAQRKSFPLPMIAPSNKNIEPQRRLFKTKKAPKTKKTLSVPSVDEMDTLARQLIHPN, from the exons ATGGTACATTGTGCTGAATGCAAGGTGAACTTTTCCAAAACGTCTAATTTAAGGGCGCATGTAAACAGAAAGCATCCAG aaaaaattgATGTATTGGCACCAAAAGTTAAAGGTGAACATGGAACTTTTGTATGCGAAGAATGTAGGGCTACATTTGTAAAGCTTGGTAGCTTAAGGACGCATATACAACAAAAACATGCAG aGAAATTTCAAGAATTAGTTCCTGCTAAGAAAAAATTTCATTGCAAACAATGTAATGAGGAGTTTgacatgttaaaaaaattaatcatgCACCGAAGATCACAACATGCAGTGATCAATAAAGAACTAAAGTGCCCATTGTGTCCATTTACAGGACCAACATCAAAACATCTAATCAGCCATTACCAAACAGGACATTCCTTGACAGTTGCTAGTGAAACACTTTTCTTTCAAACATTTGAGGAATTTCAGGTGTGGAAAATGGCTACTGAAAGGCAAACTTTTTCATCATTTGTAAATATGCATGGTTTCAAGAAGGGTGTTAactgcaaaaaaataaaatatacatgCCATAGATCGGGCAATATCAGAACAAGGGGGCAACATATTAGATCACTGAAAACACGAGGCAGTAACAAAATCAATGGGTATTGCCCTGCTGAAATGTGTGTGACACTTGAGGATACTAAATGTGCAGTACAGTTTTGCAATACTCATGTTGGACATAAATTAAAAGAAGATATGGGGCATCTTTTTCTATCAACTTCAGATCGTCAACATATTGCATCCAAAATAGCTGCAAAAATACCATTGCAATCTATACTAGATGAAGTACGGGATTCTGTTACTAACTGTAAACTAGAGCGAACCCATTTACTAACAAAAAAAGACCTGTACAACATTGAAAGAGCATTTAACCTAAACAGATCTGCTATCCGCCATGCAAATGATGCTATTAGCGTTGATGCTTGGGTAAATGAACTTAAAGTCAGTGGATCCATTCTATTTTATAAGCCGCAAGGATGTTTATCCAATGAGTACCCTCAACTGAAACAAGAAGATTTTGTGCTAATGATAATGACTGAAGGACAAAAGGAATTATTGTTAAG gttTGGTGACGATTGCATTTGTATGGATGGAACCCATGGGCTAAATGGTTATGGATTTGAGCTTCATACAATACTTGTACTTGATGATCTCAGAGAAGGCTATCCAAGTGCATTTCTAATTTCTAGTAGGAATGATGCTGAACTAATGAAAATCTTTTTTTTACATGTTGAAGAACAAATTGGGAAAAAAATTAAGCCTCGAGTCTTCATGTCAGATATGGCTGAAGCCTATTATAATGCTTGGCTACAAGTGATGCATCCTGCTGAATTTAG ACTTTATTGCTCCTGGCATGTAGATAGGGCTTGgcggaaaaatttagaaaaagttGTCAATAAGGAAAAAAAG atTCTCATTTACCAAATGCTTAGAATGTTGTTGCAAGAAAGAGATATAGAAACTTTTAATACCTTAACGcaaaaatttttggagttttgcCAAGGAAGCCCAGAATCTGTGGAATTTGCTAACTATTTTCAACAACATTATGTAAATAAAGCAGAACATTGGGCATACTGCTTTAGACTCTATAGTGGTCTTAATACCAACATGCATATAGAGAGGATGCATAGGACCATTAAGCACCTTTATCTTAATGGAAAATATGTTAAAAGATTAGACAAAGCCATCAGTGCCATATTAAAGTTTGTGCGGGACAAAATTTTTGAAAGACTTATTGTAGTTCATAAGGGGAAAGTGTGCACTAAATTATCTGAATTAAGGCAAAGACACAAAACAAGTGAAATGCTGGATATAAGTAAAGTTGAAGCAATTGATGATGGTTGGCTGGTGCCATCAGCTTCAAGAAATGAAATGTATGTTGTGCAAGAGATACAGTCAGAATGTACATGCAAGCTTGAATGTAGTGAATGTGGTGTGTGTATTCACCGTTATGCATGTACATGTGTAGACTGTAGCATTAAGTGGAATATGTGTAAACATGTACACTTAGTGTGCAAGTTTATACAGCAAAACTCAACAAGTATTTGCAAAGAAGTTTTATCAG ATAATATGATTAGTGATGTCAATGAAGTTGACAAAGCAGAAGAAACTGCAAACCTTGTGATGGCACTGAGCACCAAAAAAAAGGAATCACAAATTGTTTTTGAAGAACAAAAGAAACTTGTCCAAACTATTCAGGAACTTATTTTTAACACTCAAACACTGGAGGAAATTGAGGCCATTAAAACGATAGTTGCTCCCATACAACCAACTTTGGAAGCAATTCGAAATAATCAAGCTCAGCGCAAATCCTTCCCACTTCCAATGATTGCCCCAAGTAACAAAAATATCGAACCCCAGAGACGATTATTTAAAACTAAGAAAGCTCCGAAAACGAAGAAAACTCTCTCTGTTCCATCAGTTGATGAAATGGATACTTTAGCAAGACAATTAATACACCCAAATTAA